AGTCAATAGCAAAAGCTCTCGATGACAAAAAGAGAAGTGTTCGGCGCGAAGCTATCAGATGTCGGCGTGCATGGTTGGTAACTTGATCATCTTTAGTTTCGGGAAAATGAACAATTTTGTTTGATGCAACAACTTCTGTCATTGCTTCTTTTAATCATTTGATCCAGGAGCCATCATTGATGAAGTTCACAATCAACTTCCCAAGCTACTGGAAGGTCCTCCCGTCCAACTTGAAGTATGATTTTCCACcaaaagaatcaacttcaagtTTTTGAAATGGTGGATATTAACACTTGTAAATATCAATTTCGTTGCATGGTGGATAGTTACTTGTAAAAAGGCGAGTTTGGCAATCTGAATGTTcattttggggggggggggggggggggggggttggAAGAAGCAAAATGACCTTCGACACTGACATGAATGTAATATGCTAGTTTTCATCGAGTTTGTTCGATAAATATGCTGTTTATCATTTGTTCTTTCTAAGAAACACTAGCATGTTCCAAAGAAACTCTTAAGATCTTAAAAATTTGGCCAACAAATATACCGAATAAATAAAAACATGTTACCTTACACATTTTtacattttcttatttttcattattttctattttaacaGAAAAACCTATAACTTTAAAACTGCCTACAATTGGGAAGTACAAGGTATGAGTTGAAATGGGCATATAACATGGCGATTCTCATCTCATTTTTCATCCTTCAATGGAGAATCTTAAGTCACTTCAAATTCAGCTACCAGCCACCATCAGTACGAAAACAAATTGGTGGAGAAATTATCATGAAGGTGCAGCAGCAAAATTTGCATCAAAGAATCAATCAATCATAGATGTCATCTTCTGCTCCACTAGACTGATAATTATCCTGCTGCTGCATAGCATTAGCAACCCTATGTTGCTCTTCCATGTCGTCGTCATCATCCATTTCTACGTCCCCTCCCTTCGTATTTGCATAAGCCTTAAAAGCATCAAAATATTAGATGGAACGATTTTACGACTGCGAAAGCAAATAAGAGTTTTGATGCATTAACGATGCCATACCTCAGAATCCATCAGTTCAATTGCAGCTGCGTTCGGCCGTCGCCTTACAGTCACTCTTGAAGGTATTGGAAATTGTTCAACCTCATCACCAGATCTTCCCTCTCTGGctctcttttttcttaaaaCAAGCTTTGTAGGAAGAGGCTGCATATCAAATTAACAAATTGACAGAGTAATCAATAAATCATGAGCTATCACATTGGAAGAGATGTAAATGTGTTTCGAGGGAAATACCAAATAGCGTGCCTCTGACTCGTCAAACGAAACCAAGTACGTCGTAGGGTCATGTGCATCATCGCCCCGTACCTATTGTTGGAAAATAAAGATTCCAGGAGTATTAAAAGGGAAATTGTTTACTAGATGATACATGAATGAACAACTAAGTTGGAAAAGtgttttaatagaaaaaaaatccaTGGCAACATACATCCCAGTGATATTCGCGGACCCAAGAATATGAGACGTCTTCGTTTTCGTCATATATATCCTTTGACATCTGCCACCACAAAGTTTAGATAAATCTAGCAGCTAATCACAGTATTAATTCTAATTACTTGTGCTTCAGAACCGAAGCCAAATTGAATAAGAGGCAAATCTACCTCTCCAGGTGCTGGGACCATATAAGCTAAGAATTTCTCAGGATTTGCAGGATCCAAACCCGATGCAACATAGCTTTTCATAATTGCCTGTGGGCAAAAAATAAATAGGACATGAACCAATAAATAAGTAGGACTACGATTCAAACACATACAGCAGTTAGCAACATTAATCATCACAGTGCCAAGACAGTTATTCACATTGCAAACACTGCAACTGTTTTTGGAACTGTGtatgtgtatgtgtgtgtgtgtgagagagagaatAAAGTTGATAGATATTCATGTATTCTTGTGCACTTGCAAACATGGATATACATGAGTCTCCGAACAAAATCACTTTCAATTATCGTAGAACCATAAGTTACCTGCGACTCATGGGCATCACGTGTAGATTTGTCCAACTTATTGTAGCTTTCAGAATCAGCTGTAGGAGCATTATCAAATGCCGCAACAACAAACTGATCATCGTACCTGCATAGTGGGGCAGCAAATGTCAGCTTAATTAATATGAACTCCAATGTCACAACAAAGTATGACTCTCTTAGTTCCAAATGATTCGACTTTTGTGTACAAAAATAAGAACCAGCTGATGAATAAGATACAGCTGGATAAGTTATTCTTTCAATGTATATAGGGTGTCATACCTATCAAAATCAGGCAGCAACGGCAGAATCTCAACAGGATACACATCTTTGTTAGTTGCATGAACGGGATGTGATTTAGCCGCTTCAAATGATGCTTCTATTTCCTTTATTTGTCTTTCCCTAAATGAGATCATTTGATTATAGTTAGAAGGTTATAATTACTGTCAAATAATAATTCTTTGTAAAATGACGTCAGATAAGCTAGTTGGACACCACTCTACCTGTTGTTAATATTTTCCAAAATATTGCGACCCTTCATCTCTCTCAGTTCCTTTGCTTGCTTTTCAGTAAAAGACTACAACAATATCTTCATAAGCCATTGATTGTGTTGAGAGGGTAATGCATTGTTATATTGACATAAATGTATAATACCTGTTTTGTCGATTCCATGCTTAGAGGAGATATATACTGTGTTTTGACAAGCCATGCAACACCTTTGTCAGTaggtctttcttttctttttatgccACCTTTTTTCATTGGAGTAACAACTTCATCATCTCGCAACAGTTCTTCATCTTCTGGTTCAAGGGGTGGTCTAACACTGGAAGGACTGTAAGAGTATATGACAAGTGAAAAAAATCATCAAACCAGCTCATTCAGCATAAATGATACATTCAAATTCAAGTTTATAAAAGGGTATGAAGATTATACTTGTAAACACTGAGATCAAGCAGGTCTAAAGGTATCCCAAGATCAGGCTCCACAAAAAGCTTGGGTTTGTACATTTTCTCCAGGGATGTGATCGTATATTTTGCATATCTACCATCATGAAATTACCAGGAAAAAAGGAAGGCATAATTAAGCCATTAGTCTAGAAAGTGCCACTGTAATATTTCCAATAAATGTCACTTATCAGTAGTATATATCCTTTAATATGAGGGATAAGAGAAGTATGAGCTAGCAATTCAATCCAGCATAGCTAGTCAACATGAAAAGGGATAAAAACACACAACTAATGTAAAGTGATCAGGTTATAATTAAATGATCTTCAACCATGAATATTCTTGCAAAAGCTAGTGTTCAGCACTCAGGAATCACTTGGTTCACTCAGTATACACTCTATCTATGCTATTGGTAGCTTATAATACGTTTGATTATTTGCAGGACATATCTCATAATTCTCATTTAGTACCAGAACAGCACATCCGCCTACTAACGTCTTATTAATCCATTATATCCTTACATCTTAGTAAACCAGCACTCTCACCTAAGCATCATCATCTCCATACAAGCCTGAACATTC
The Arachis stenosperma cultivar V10309 chromosome 7, arast.V10309.gnm1.PFL2, whole genome shotgun sequence genome window above contains:
- the LOC130940854 gene encoding protein PAF1 homolog; this encodes MASYRPFLPQSSFRPPSQSQNPPNAGYNHAAGFGSSASHHYQQYPYPPPPPPPPPAAPPETSYPPPPPPPVPAPSMYYPPNQYSQYNQQQPPLPPSSPPPSASMPPPPPPSSPPPPASASLQSQRNEERQSHDRSKGKLKEASTSARGIPHKQQKPMPMKKSNGPPGRAETEEERRLRKKREFEKHRQQLKDSQNSVLPKTQISGKGHGSVIGSRMGEKRTTPLLSGERIENRLKKPTTFLCKMRFRNELPDPSAQPKLMAFKKDKDEYAKYTITSLEKMYKPKLFVEPDLGIPLDLLDLSVYNPSSVRPPLEPEDEELLRDDEVVTPMKKGGIKRKERPTDKGVAWLVKTQYISPLSMESTKQSFTEKQAKELREMKGRNILENINNRERQIKEIEASFEAAKSHPVHATNKDVYPVEILPLLPDFDRYDDQFVVAAFDNAPTADSESYNKLDKSTRDAHESQAIMKSYVASGLDPANPEKFLAYMVPAPGEMSKDIYDENEDVSYSWVREYHWDVRGDDAHDPTTYLVSFDESEARYLPLPTKLVLRKKRAREGRSGDEVEQFPIPSRVTVRRRPNAAAIELMDSEAYANTKGGDVEMDDDDDMEEQHRVANAMQQQDNYQSSGAEDDIYD